The segment ATTAACTACTTAtgtatttttcctttctatGTACACCCTAGACTTTTACTTTTACTACTTATATGATTCTAAAACCAACAGTCTTCGTAATTGAATTAATCTGTTCCCTAGAGATAAGAACAGATGATAAATGAGCAGGAGCATCTTTAGCTTCTGGAAATGTGCATAAGAAAGATAAATTCAAACCAGACCAGACCTTGGTTTGTAGAATTGATTGAGATGTAGTATACAAAAGCTCCCACTTTCCATTCAGTAAGCTTGACTTCAGGGGCTCCTTCACTTTATTAGCTGCCTCAAGTTTGCTTGCAATCTGCATACACATTAGGCTAGTAATGCACCATGCAGCAAAATAGGAGCCAAAGCCCAAAAGGGCTTCTCTCAAACTTAACCTTACCTGGCAAGTAAACACTCCAACTTTAAACTTAATCTTACCTGGCAAGTAAACACTCCAACATTGAGTATGCATATCTAGACACCCCCAACTCATCTCCATTATGTTGGTTGAACACTCCTACTTACAAAAATGATAATCTCGACaccttcaaaatttatattttacgtCACCAGACACCATGAGGACAAATCAGAATGTTTAGTTGTCAGTTGAGACCAAATTAAGGTGTCTAGGCGTGCACtctcaaaattaaattgttttctCACCAGCTGGAACCAAGTTTATGTCTTCAAAACAGCATATCTCCCTCGTAAAAACTCGAAATTGATCAAACTCGGCGACGTTGATATATATGCCCTTATTGTTATGCAATCTACGCCCAACGGCCAATTAAGTCCTAAATAACAATCATAAACTACAATACCCACAAATAATTcaaaacaaaagaatatattaaacaagGAGCATGACCCACCTGATCAACAAGCTTTTGATCTTCAGGAGTGGCCTCAGCACCGCGATCAAGTGGGGCTATGGCTTCGAGAAGCTCCTGCTTAAGGCTCTCAATGTCTTCACTTTTGGTAAACAAAAACGGAAATAAGGAAACCCTTGCCCTCAATTTCAAAGATTCCGGTACATAATTGACGGCCGTAAAATGATGGAAAAATGATCTCCTTCTTGAACAAGAAAGTAGTAGTTTCGGATTTGCTGGGAAAGAAGAATTAATAAAGGGGGAGATTGGGTGAAGTTTAACCGGAGAAGATGAAGACATACAAAGAGTAGCCATTGTtggttaaaattttgaaatagtaTTAGTTCAATTTTGGTACACACAGTTTTGTCCTGGCGTGGATAAACATATTTTCACACGTCTTCCTTAGCTTCCCGccacattttaataaatatctcATATGCTTAATTATTAGAGTCGGTTCCGTTATTCGgtatttactttaaaaaaaatatggtatAATAAGTCAAACTAATTCAAGTTCAGTTTGATTTTTTAacgatttattttaattcaatatttttaataaaaatttgattcttCGATGCATTAAAGTTTTGAAACTTTTACTAAACATTGAATCGAATAAtcaaacttttgaaaaaataacaataatatcagACTTAAAAAGTATTTATGCCTACCCCTAAAAATAATACatttcactcttttttttttattgttttaaacaaaaaaaaaacatgtattttCAGAAACATTTATATTCCCAATTCCTAAGAACTTAATAGAATTGtttaataagaagaaaaattttttaaaaaaactccgTTACCGGGAATCGAACCCGGGTCTCCTGGGTGAAAGCCAGATATCCTAACCGCTGGACGATGACGGATGCTTGTTGAGAAAATTGCaatctttaaataattaatagtcTTATCCTGAGGCATCTCTTTATTTTGGCCATGTGAAATCAAGTTAATgtaacttcttcttcttctttttaaatgtTTCCTTGAAGgggttatttaaaaaaaaatggaaaatgaggGAGGGGATTACCACGGAGCAATTTGAACTCTCAAAGGTAAGGTGAAAGTTTAGGTAGTCAACCAATAAGGTAAATTTAACTTGAAGttactttatttgttttatcCGATTGTTTAatgctttatttttatattatcaaataaggcttgttttggaaattttgagTTAAGTTTGTAGGAAATAAGtatgtttcttatttttttagtatgtgagtaaaaaatattattctacaaCAGTTATACATAATTTAGACATATATTATGTGAGGTGGGAGTGAAGGCAGAAGTATGGGTGTGTTGGATAGTGGTGAGCATACAATTTGTTTTTCAAGGTTTAGCTTGTCCAATTGGCGGTGATCTTGTGATGTCTTTTTTCTGTGCAAGATACAACGATGAATTTCTTTTAGTTATCGTTCTAAATAAATGAGATTAACCCTTAAATTAATCGATTGATTCAAAGTACGAAAGGATTGATTGAAGTTTGAAATCAATTAAGGACTAATGCCAAGCAAGTAGCTGTTGCAAGATTGAACGTCTAGTATCTATTTCACGACACTCCCAAACTCTTATAAAGGTCGGTGGAAGAAAGTTCTTCTCATATTTCTTACCGCTCGTTATCATAACAATTGTTCACTCTTTCGActtcttctattttaaaaagtcaCTTGTAAAACTAGTTAATTTTTACTTCTATTAGGAAAgttaattttctcatttttgatGAAGTTGTTATGCATAGAAATCAAATTTGTCAGtcttcctcaaatttattttgaaatataaataaaaatgggaaaattatatataatatgacaaaattaataaatcaaattaaatgttataaccaTGCTTTAATTTAATTGTGCCTTGTCGCAAACTATTTGTCAGTCACCTCTCTCCTTCAAACTCTCGCTCGCTcactctcacttttatacaaacacaattgtATAAATTGCATTCTGTTTGTATGAAGcgagaaaaaaattgtatatatacatatatttttttctcctctctctcctctctcagatctcgctcgccactctcgtaGATCTCGCTCACCACCCTCGTCCATATcgtttatacaaacataaatgaaatgtataaattgcgtttttgtttgtataaagcaacaGAAAATTTTATGTGTATACACTTGGAAATACACATATTTTTgtcatatacacttataattatacaatataaaaaaaaattcctgcccaattttcttttgtttttctctctttctttttttatacatacacaaattatacaattgatttgtatacaacttctttcttttgtatatgtatagcgaattatataattgatttctttgtatatgtatagcgaattatacataattatatttgctatgaatgacaattatgcaaactttgctattacgtacaaatataaaatttgtatttactatatgtgaaagttgctaaaaaaataattatattttcatgcaTTTTGTGCAAACTTAACCGATGAATATTTGTCAATTTTCCTTAAATGAAAGtcgttttaaaaaataaaaatctgaacctttttttttcaaaaaataaatgatgaaaGTCCATAAgtttttataaagattttttttaaaaaaaaattattgtcttttTGACATTATCCTTGGTTTTATCGCCAATTTTCACTTGTTTTTAACAACGctaatgagattttttttaaaaaatatataatgagattttaaaaaaaaatatatatttataattaatcttTTATTGCACAAATTCTTATCAAATCTAATAGAAATAGTTTGCTAAATAATTTGATGGACTAAAAATGTTAAACTTTCAGCGATCTTAAAGGATTTCAACCTTGAAATACATTCTTAACAGAATATTTTTAATCTACCTTCAaacataaaatatcatttttagaaaaaattatgagaaaGTCAAAGGATCAAAACTATAAAATGTATACTTGGAAGAGACTAATTGTATGCAACTTTTCCATGTGTTGTTCCTTTCTAATATCATTTTAGAAACTAATATTGTTTTATGTTGTATATTTTAGGATTTAATGAaacaattttttgatatttataatcAATCTTTTTTCACAATTCTTGTCAAATCAAATTAGAAACATTttgtttgaaaattgaaaattttaacttttgacaATCTTAAAAGATTGAAACCTAAGGGAGTATTATTTAGTCTACCCTCAAACATAAAAAGACCATTTTTGTTGAATTAAGACAAATTTAAAGGATTAAAATTATAACATCTATACTTAAGGGACTATTTTGAGTGTTCCCTCAAACATAAGGGaccatttttataattttctcatattttttttttttggcccTATTCCAATTTAAATGCAATGAAACCCCAAGACTCAGATGAGAAACCGATAAAGAAGAACGGGAAGAAGAAACATAGAAGAGCTTGAGGAATCATGAATGCTCCACCGCATGACGTATGTAAATGTCAATGGCGTATTCACCCTTCTCTCTATTCGGTTGTCTTCTTCTTTGGTaagcaaaagaagaagaagacgtaATAGAGAAACTGAAAGAAAAAAGGGACAAAAATCAAGCTGTCCCGGCATTTACTCTTTGTTTTCTACCAGCTTTCTCTACTTTTGTCTGATCTTCCGAAATGTAACCGCTTCACTCATATCTAAGTTGCTGATTGTAGTATCAGTTTCTTGACCTCGTTGTACTCTGTGAGTTCCCTTTCTTGATTACTCAATGtacttaaattttttcatttaatcatTGTTTTTGTTGAATTTGTTAAAATGGGTGTTGGTTTTTCTGTACGTAGATGACTGGAATTTTGAAGATTGCGGATTTGATTGCTGAGAAGACACATTAAGGTTGCTACTAGTTTTTTTTGCTACTTATGTTACTGCTAATTTACTTGcaatttgtttttgattttctGGAAATTTAGTTCTGCAAAGCCATAAGGATGTGTGGGTATACTATAAGTATGATTAAGAACGAAGTTCTAGGGGACTATTGTGTTGAGATGGTTTGGATATGTGAAGAGGAGGTGTTAGGGCGTGCCAGTGAAGAGGTGACTAGACTTTATAGGATGTGGGAGTGAACTTTTTCTTGAATTGGGTCAAAGTGATCAAGTTTGTCGAGGCCAATCATTGCTAAGAATTAATGGAAAACTTGGGAAATAGCTTCTGCTAATTGTAAATTAGCCTTTAATACAATGTCCACATGCTgtgtaattaaatatattatatgtttgaGAAGATATGATGGCCTTTTCTTCCTGGCAGTCTCTCGTTAGAATCGGAATTTCTAGTTTAGTGATGATGATGTGTTTGATTGCCCCTCCTTTCCCTTGTTAGTTATTTTCTTGTTCGTATGTGACATTGGCCTGAAGGGATTTATGCAGCTATTCTATTAACTACATGAGCTAGGGAGATCTTTTTCCAGCAAGTCCTTGCCCAAAAGTGCTTTTATCGTTTCTTTGTGTCCTATACTGAGAAGGGATTTTGCATAATATGTGATTGATATTTAATTTGCGACCAGATGTTGAAGTAATGTGAACTGTAGAGAGAAAAAGAGATCAAATTACTTACTAATGCAGTAAAAGGATCTTATTAGTCATTCTGTTTTAAAGAACCATTCCCATTGAAATTTGCTATGGATCATAATGTAATTGTGGACATAAATTGCATTTTATGGGGTTCATCTTCATCTTTCATGTTGCCTTCAGGAATGCTAAAGCAGACTGGTCTTTACAACTTCACCTATTAATTTTTTCCTACTTGGCAACTGAAAGAAGTAATTAAGTAGAATTGCTTGAAGATAGGGGTAGATGATCTTGGCTAGGATGCCTTTATACTCGTTATGACTTCCTTGTAGAGGTGAAGAATTGGTGAGAGAGATTATACACTTGTACTTAATTAaactattatatatatctttctgataaaaaaaagtatatcagACATTCTAAGTTTTCAAATTTACTATGCTGTATGATTACTAAGTGGTGTATAAACCCAACCAAAATAGTCTGTTTGGCCTGGTCCAAATCTTAGTCCATTGTGACTAGAATTCTTAGTCAAGCCTCCACTGTGGGGCATATATAAATGGACAAAAATTGATCCGTATATCAGTTCAGTTCACACATCTCTCTACTTTCTGGTTGTCTTGTTACTGGTAAATTAAAAGACAGAAGTGAACATAAAAGAGAAACAGAAAAAAGGGACAAGTGTCAAGTGGACAACAAAATGTGACCTGTACTTACTCTTGTTTTCTAGTGTTCCTCAGTTGGGATTTCCCCTTACTCATAAGTCATAACTGTAACGATTCGTTGATATCTAAGTTGATGATTGTGTCTCTTCACTGTGTTTTTTGCTTGTTATTCTCTGTAATTATTTCCAGGGTTTCTTTCATCCTTCCCctattttctaaaattgattCACATTACCCAATGCACTTGCATTGAATCAATTTgatctttgtttttgttttgttaacCGGGTGTTGGTTTTTCTGTACTTAGGTAACTTTGGAATTCTCAAGATTGTATTTTGGTTTGCCAAGAAGACACGATAAGGTTGATGATTGttctttactttcttttgtCCCTTATGTTATTGCAAATGTATCTACATTTTTACCCTGGAATTTAGGTCCTGAAATCCATCTCGAAGACTCTTTGTCCTTGGCTACCTTAGGTAGGAGTGTGCTCATTTTCTAGAATTTGGTTAGCATCCAAGTTTGAAATGTCAAATCATTGCTCAAAATTAATGAAAGACTTTGAACAATAGCTTGAACTAATTGTAGATTAGCCTATAAAACAATATCAATCAGTTATACTCCTTTAGTATCTTAGATCTTTCAGAAGAAGTGTTCCAACTTTCTCTCTCTGTCAGTCTGTCATTAGAATCTAATTTTGTGGAAGTGCTGGTGATAATGCCTTTATTAGCCCCCTTTCCCCTCTTGCTAGTTCTTTTAATTGTTCTTCATTGACATTTGCATGAATGGATTCCTTCAGCTCTGCTGTTAACTACATGAGCTAGGGAGAGGTACCAGCTCAAAAgggtttttctctttctttgtgATTTTTACTTAAAAGGGCTTTTGAATGACTTGATATATGATTTGCCAACAGATGTTAAAGTTATGTGAACTTTATGATTCagtaagaaagaaaaatcatttctaaagaaaaaaaagtaatttagtAAAGAACATATGTTAATAATTGAATCTTTACAGAACCATTTTGTATAACTCGGACTCTGGTCATAATTAATGTAATGGGTTTCATTttcatatttcttcttcttgccTTCAGAATTACCAAAGCAGATGGATCTTTGCCTATAAGTTTTTTCCTTTTCAGATCTGACAAAAGTAAGTACAagaatttaagatatatgattttttttctggGGTGCATTTCATACTAGTTATGGCTTTCCTTTATTAGAGATGTAGTTTAGGTTACTACTTAATGAAGTaattatatctatatctatGAGAAATGTAAGTATTTCACTAATGACACACAAATACATTAGATGTTTGAATTGGGGGTATGGCTCAACCATTTTCTTCTATCAAGTCTACTTGACCTTTTTTTAGATCAGGTGAAGGAtttgattaataataaaaagtaaattcaACTATCTATTAAAGAGGGAATTCTTACACTCATAGTGTACCTGAAGATAAACAAGTTataacttcttcaaatcattctTACGATCTTAaacaattttctatttcttttaatcCAATTAATCTAAAAGGACACTCT is part of the Solanum lycopersicum chromosome 1, SLM_r2.1 genome and harbors:
- the LOC101258601 gene encoding probable plastid-lipid-associated protein 4, chloroplastic isoform X1; translation: MATLCMSSSSPVKLHPISPFINSSFPANPKLLLSCSRRRSFFHHFTAVNYVPESLKLRARVSLFPFLFTKSEDIESLKQELLEAIAPLDRGAEATPEDQKLVDQIASKLEAANKVKEPLKSSLLNGKWELLYTTSQSILQTKFIIVAEAQILESQWKNLPGYQCRYIEGSKYRNMAIFQSAIVLLRLRNLVKLDLFAIQGLNLLAGVLVLYLRVLHTHARPSGNLIFWSVIYIGYLFSFVTFMSRCSLRISNKVVFKTIVNKFCSHTHTFFMS
- the LOC101258601 gene encoding probable plastid-lipid-associated protein 4, chloroplastic isoform X2; translation: MATLCMSSSSPVKLHPISPFINSSFPANPKLLLSCSRRRSFFHHFTAVNYVPESLKLRARVSLFPFLFTKSEDIESLKQELLEAIAPLDRGAEATPEDQKLVDQIASKLEAANKVKEPLKSSLLNGKWELLYTTSQSILQTKRPKFLRANGKIYQAINADTLRAQNIETWPFFNQATANLVPLNARRVAVKFDSFKIASLIPIKNRGSGRGELEITYLDEELRISRGNQGNLFILRMVDPSYRVPL
- the LOC101258601 gene encoding probable plastid-lipid-associated protein 4, chloroplastic isoform X5; protein product: MATLCMSSSSPVKLHPISPFINSSFPANPKLLLSCSRRRSFFHHFTAVNYVPESLKLRARVSLFPFLFTKSEDIESLKQELLEAIAPLDRGAEATPEDQKLVDQIASKLEAANKVKEPLKSSLLNGKWELLYTTSQSILQTKATANLVPLNARRVAVKFDSFKIASLIPIKNRGSGRGELEITYLDEELRGNQGNLFILRMVDPSYRVPL
- the LOC101258601 gene encoding probable plastid-lipid-associated protein 4, chloroplastic isoform X4, translated to MATLCMSSSSPVKLHPISPFINSSFPANPKLLLSCSRRRSFFHHFTAVNYVPESLKLRARVSLFPFLFTKSEDIESLKQELLEAIAPLDRGAEATPEDQKLVDQIASKLEAANKVKEPLKSSLLNGKWELLYTTSQSILQTKATANLVPLNARRVAVKFDSFKIASLIPIKNRGSGRGELEITYLDEELRISRGNQGNLFILRMVDPSYRVPL
- the LOC101258601 gene encoding probable plastid-lipid-associated protein 4, chloroplastic isoform X3, encoding MATLCMSSSSPVKLHPISPFINSSFPANPKLLLSCSRRRSFFHHFTAVNYVPESLKLRARVSLFPFLFTKSEDIESLKQELLEAIAPLDRGAEATPEDQKLVDQIASKLEAANKVKEPLKSSLLNGKWELLYTTSQSILQTKRPKFLRANGKIYQAINADTLRAQNIETWPFFNQATANLVPLNARRVAVKFDSFKIASLIPIKNRGSGRGELEITYLDEELRGNQGNLFILRMVDPSYRVPL